The Candidatus Rhabdochlamydia sp. T3358 genome has a window encoding:
- a CDS encoding transposase produces the protein MFPSLKKYGIREKHPILEADKGYDSEQTRIDVLSYKVFPLIARKRNTKGYKIKGICYLEKQRWVVERTISWLKTGFRRLTVRWERKAVYWNGLLMFGLLGYWMNFLSRQVSLKQ, from the coding sequence TTGTTCCCTTCATTAAAAAAGTATGGAATCAGGGAAAAGCACCCAATACTTGAAGCAGATAAAGGTTATGACTCAGAGCAAACACGGATCGATGTCCTTTCCTATAAGGTTTTTCCTCTGATAGCACGGAAAAGAAACACCAAGGGATATAAGATAAAAGGTATTTGCTACCTTGAAAAGCAACGTTGGGTCGTTGAGAGAACGATTTCTTGGTTAAAGACAGGCTTTCGTCGCCTTACAGTGCGCTGGGAAAGAAAGGCAGTATATTGGAATGGTCTATTAATGTTTGGACTACTTGGCTATTGGATGAATTTCTTAAGTCGGCAAGTATCTTTAAAACAGTAA
- a CDS encoding DNA replication/repair protein RecF has product MYLKHLILRNFRNHKETDFHFSALVNLIYGNNGQGKTSVLEAIYFLSTGRSFRTHNLSDLIREGQQYFYLEAHFVKDELPQKLQVYYDQTTKRIQFNHTNYPTLTNIIGILPSVLSHPNDLALIIGTPHERRRFLDIYLSQADPLYLHHLSRYYKAMKQRNHALRAQEIQTLSAWEQIMFPSALYLIDKRIELSSYLLDPATKWLSLLSNKKDLLDIYYQSSLTKKDPSLLLKWEKNRHKDMLLKATSLGPHRDDLLFLLSGKQAKNFSSEGQKRSLIYALKLAQWNWMQQKIGYSPLLCIDDFGMQLDPERQENLVTCFSRFKQVFICSANVIKDKFADTTRSFWIEQGAIL; this is encoded by the coding sequence ATGTACCTTAAACACCTTATTCTACGTAATTTTCGTAATCATAAGGAAACAGATTTTCATTTTTCTGCTTTAGTTAATCTCATTTATGGAAACAATGGCCAGGGAAAAACAAGTGTTTTAGAAGCCATTTACTTTTTAAGCACCGGTCGTTCTTTTAGAACCCATAATTTAAGCGATCTTATCAGAGAAGGCCAGCAGTACTTTTATCTCGAAGCTCATTTTGTCAAAGATGAACTTCCACAAAAATTACAGGTCTATTACGATCAAACTACTAAACGCATCCAATTCAATCACACAAACTATCCAACACTGACAAATATTATAGGGATCCTTCCTTCTGTTTTATCTCACCCCAACGATCTTGCTTTAATCATAGGAACACCCCATGAAAGAAGACGCTTTTTAGATATTTATCTCTCACAAGCAGATCCTTTATATCTACATCACTTGAGCAGATATTACAAGGCCATGAAACAACGAAACCACGCCTTGCGTGCACAAGAGATACAAACTCTATCAGCATGGGAGCAAATTATGTTCCCTTCAGCCCTATATCTTATAGATAAAAGAATAGAGCTGAGTTCTTATTTATTAGACCCCGCTACAAAATGGTTATCTTTACTCTCTAATAAAAAAGACCTTTTAGATATTTATTATCAATCTTCTCTTACAAAGAAAGATCCTTCTCTTTTACTTAAATGGGAAAAAAATCGACATAAAGACATGCTTTTAAAAGCAACCTCTCTAGGACCTCACCGAGATGATCTTCTTTTTTTACTATCCGGTAAACAAGCCAAGAATTTTTCCAGCGAAGGACAGAAGCGCTCTTTAATCTATGCTTTGAAACTTGCTCAATGGAATTGGATGCAGCAGAAAATAGGCTACTCTCCCCTCCTCTGTATTGATGACTTTGGAATGCAACTAGACCCCGAGAGGCAAGAGAATCTAGTAACCTGTTTTAGTCGATTTAAACAGGTATTTATCTGCTCTGCAAATGTGATTAAAGACAAATTTGCAGATACAACCCGCTCTTTTTGGATAGAACAAGGGGCTATTTTATAA
- the dnaN gene encoding DNA polymerase III subunit beta translates to MKVVITRIELVNLVGKIQSIVPVKPTISILSNILIEAIDDQLILSVTDLTVSVRAYVEAKVLEEGAITLPAKRFFQLIRELTAVQVEIHALSSEVALLNAGSSHFRIQGMHKDEFPKFPNLSEGIQLTLPSAQLSHLLSRTSFAAARDDSKHALNGILLQNVENTIVFIGTDGKRLAKNKVKIDKISSDSSSYIIPLKAIEEMIRLLDSKEDDPVILTLMPDKIAVEFKSTTLISKLLSGQYPDVSRVIPEQIATPIALNRDELISLLRQVSLFTSENSNSVRFTFTTGELHLSAMSGSIGEGKVHMPVNYGGEKLEVAFNPNYFLDMLRHSKDESVHFSISDPYNPGLITDSTSAQFVIMPMRLEV, encoded by the coding sequence ATGAAAGTCGTCATTACCCGAATAGAGCTTGTCAATCTAGTTGGTAAGATTCAAAGCATAGTCCCCGTAAAACCAACCATTTCTATTTTATCTAATATTTTGATAGAAGCTATCGATGATCAGCTCATCTTAAGCGTAACAGATCTTACTGTAAGTGTACGAGCTTATGTAGAAGCAAAAGTTTTGGAAGAAGGAGCTATTACACTTCCTGCTAAGAGGTTTTTTCAATTAATTCGAGAGCTAACCGCTGTGCAAGTAGAAATCCACGCTCTTTCTTCAGAAGTAGCTTTGTTAAATGCCGGGAGCTCTCACTTCAGAATCCAGGGAATGCATAAAGATGAATTTCCTAAATTTCCCAATCTATCAGAAGGAATACAACTAACCCTACCTTCTGCTCAACTCAGTCACCTGTTGTCACGTACTTCTTTTGCAGCAGCTCGCGATGATAGCAAACACGCCCTTAATGGAATTCTTTTACAAAACGTAGAAAATACTATTGTTTTTATTGGAACAGATGGAAAACGTTTAGCAAAAAACAAGGTAAAAATCGATAAAATCTCTTCTGATTCAAGCTCTTATATTATTCCTTTAAAAGCTATTGAAGAAATGATTCGCCTGCTTGATAGTAAAGAGGATGATCCTGTTATATTAACTCTTATGCCTGATAAGATCGCTGTTGAGTTTAAATCGACGACTCTTATTAGTAAATTACTCTCAGGTCAATATCCAGACGTTAGTCGCGTTATTCCTGAACAAATAGCAACCCCCATTGCTTTAAATCGCGATGAATTGATTTCTTTACTAAGGCAGGTTTCTTTATTTACTTCAGAAAATAGCAATTCCGTGCGTTTTACTTTTACAACGGGAGAATTGCATCTGTCTGCTATGAGCGGCTCTATTGGTGAAGGCAAAGTGCATATGCCCGTCAACTATGGAGGAGAGAAACTAGAAGTAGCTTTTAATCCTAACTATTTTCTAGATATGCTACGACATAGTAAAGATGAATCTGTGCATTTTAGCATTAGCGATCCCTATAACCCAGGACTAATTACTGACTCCACCTCTGCTCAGTTTGTTATTATGCCTATGCGCTTAGAAGTGTAA
- the smpB gene encoding SsrA-binding protein SmpB yields the protein MSKHKESELVSNRRAFYDYEIIETFEAGIVLSGTEVKSLRNHGGSLQEAYILVSQQGKVLLKNASIAPYRFGNIFNHEDKRDRFLLLHKREIIRLKNLSQEKGFTLIPLSMYLKNGFVKVKVACARGKKNYDKRQALKEKEHTKTIQQAMRNRID from the coding sequence ATGTCAAAACATAAAGAATCAGAACTTGTTTCTAATAGACGCGCCTTCTACGATTATGAAATCATAGAAACATTTGAAGCTGGTATTGTTTTATCAGGCACAGAAGTAAAATCTTTGCGCAATCATGGTGGTAGCCTTCAAGAAGCTTACATCTTAGTATCTCAACAAGGAAAAGTTCTTTTAAAAAATGCTTCTATTGCTCCTTATCGCTTTGGAAATATCTTCAACCATGAAGATAAACGAGATCGATTTTTGCTTTTACATAAAAGAGAAATCATAAGATTAAAAAACCTATCTCAAGAAAAAGGTTTTACTTTAATCCCTCTTTCCATGTATCTGAAAAATGGATTTGTTAAAGTTAAAGTTGCCTGCGCAAGAGGTAAAAAAAATTATGATAAGAGACAAGCGCTAAAAGAAAAAGAACACACGAAAACAATTCAACAAGCAATGCGCAATCGCATAGACTGA